One window of Papaver somniferum cultivar HN1 chromosome 9, ASM357369v1, whole genome shotgun sequence genomic DNA carries:
- the LOC113308048 gene encoding uncharacterized protein LOC113308048: protein MASKINLLKNVASKIHLFKKSAIEAGTPERYYLNPSENLWKMTSEWNVVEHKDILALTIHNSGFGDHVSSSKRGKFIHLKVEKETKENAARFGHMDGMKNFHFEMNPDFLDLGVKDDRTVKMADGTLRLFISKFNSEGMKDNSAKPKAEESKKLIATVSTTKLTREEDRKLFERISALTTPEEFNGGINGL, encoded by the exons atgGCTTCAAAAATCAACCTCCTCAAGAATGTGGCTTCAAAAATTCACCTCTTTAAGAAATCAG CCATTGAAGCTGGAACCCCTGAAAGGTATTATCTGAATCCATCGGAGAACTTATGGAAGATGACATCTGAATGGAATGTTGTTGAACATAAAGATATTCTTGCTCTGACTATCCATAATTCTGGTTTTGGGGACCATGTATCCTCTTCCAAAAGAGGAAAGTTTATCCATCTCAAAGTAGAAAAAGAAACCAAGGAAAATGCTGCTCGTTTTGGTCATATGGATGGGATGAAGAATTTTCATTTTGAAATGAATCCAGATTTCCTTGACTTAGGAGTTAAAGATGACAGAACCGTCAAAATGGCAGATGGTACTTTAAGGCTCTTCATTTCTAAATTCAATTCTGAAGGCATGAAGGATAATTCTGCAAAACCCAAAGCTGAAGAAAGTAAGAAATTAATTGCAACGGTCAGTACTACTAAACTCACACGTGAAGAAGATAGGAAGTTATTTGAAAGGATCAGTGCTTTAACCACACCTGAAGAATTTAATGGAGGAATTAATGGTCTCTAA